In a single window of the Tigriopus californicus strain San Diego chromosome 2, Tcal_SD_v2.1, whole genome shotgun sequence genome:
- the LOC131890694 gene encoding sodium- and chloride-dependent glycine transporter 2-like, translated as MEIQPQEPQEIHTNEGFEKDSPSSGPISINHPKEVKLSDLDKDPEERENWGNQCDFFLSALGYAVGLGNVWRFPMLAYQYGGGAFLIPYTFMLIFVGLPLFFMELALGQYSGAGPTRLFGRLAPAFKGLGFGMMGATFYVAIYYNVIIAWAIYYLAGSLNFFQDLPWNSCTSDACFDNGTLNNAQNNSVSAPQDYFNVGLLGMDWDTSFCNYGSIRWLLVLCLFFAWFIVGGSLIKGVQSSGKVVYFTALFPFVVLFILFVRGIFLPGALEGIYFYVNPDFSQLANVQIWQAAATQIFYSLGPAFGGLITLSSYNRFDNNCHRDAVLIAFCNCGTSVFAGFVVFSILGFMAHIKNLAIKDVVAGGPSLAFVVFPEAVSAMAGSHFWALLFFVMLITLGLDSMFTLVETLTTAAMDHFKSLRPYKGHTVAATCLVGFFCGIPMCFPGGIHLFTLLDSTCASWNIILFALLEVILIAWVYGFNNFFNNIQEMGMRMPNVVRLYWTACWTVITPLILLAILIGQWVQFKPVEGVNMDKSAYVFPGFFQGMGVLIACSTVILLPLLTVRQFLKRKYANKPVGRAMFKTTPKWKPIKSIGNSFSI; from the coding sequence ATGGAGATCCAACCTCAGGAGCCTCAGGAGATTCATACCAATgaaggatttgaaaaagattcaCCCTCAAGTGGACCGATCAGCATCAACCACCCCAAGGAGGTCAAACTCTCTGACTTGGACAAAGATCCCGAAGAGAGGGAGAATTGGGGCAACCAATGCGACTTCTTCTTGTCGGCCTTAGGCTATGCCGTGGGCTTGGGCAACGTGTGGCGGTTTCCAATGCTGGCCTATCAATACGGCGGAGGCGCTTTCCTAATTCCTTACACTTTCATGCTTATTTTCGTTGGATTGCCGTTGTTCTTCATGGAGTTAGCCTTGGGCCAGTATTCTGGGGCTGGGCCGACGAGGCTATTCGGCCGCTTAGCGCCAGCTTTCAAAGGTCTGGGCTTCGGAATGATGGGAGCCACCTTTTACGTGGCCATCTATTACAATGTCATCATTGCGTGGGCCATCTACTATTTGGCGGGAAGTCTGAACTTCTTCCAAGACCTGCCATGGAACAGTTGTACCTCAGATGCGTGCTTCGACAATGGCACCTTGAACAACGCCCAGAACAATTCCGTCTCGGCACCTCAAGACTACTTCAATGTTGGTCTGTTGGGCATGGATTGGGACACGAGTTTCTGCAACTATGGTAGCATCAGATGGCTCCTTGTGCTTTGCCTTTTCTTTGCTTGGTTCATTGTGGGCGGAAGTCTGATCAAGGGGGTGCAATCCTCTGGGAAAGTGGTGTATTTTACGGCGCTGTTCCCTTTCGTGGTACTGTTCATCCTCTTTGTTcgaggcatttttctccctggGGCATTGGAGGGAATCTACTTCTATGTCAACCCGGACTTTTCCCAACTAGCCAATGTTCAGATTTGGCAAGCGGCTGCAACTCAGATATTCTATTCCTTAGGACCAGCCTTCGGCGGTCTCATCACATTATCAAGTTACAACCGCTTCGACAACAATTGCCATCGAGACGCCGTTCTGATCGCGTTCTGCAACTGTGGAACCTCCGTGTTTGCTGGATTTGTCGTATTTTCCATTCTGGGCTTCATGGCCCACATCAAGAACCTAGCCATTAAAGATGTAGTAGCTGGGGGTccttctttggcctttgtgGTCTTCCCCGAGGCCGTTTCGGCCATGGCGGGATCGCATTTCTGGGCCCTTCTGTTCTTCGTCATGCTCATCACTTTGGGACTGGATTCGATGTTCACCTTGGTGGAAACTCTCACAACTGCGGCCATGGACCACTTCAAGTCCCTCCGACCCTACAAAGGTCACACCGTGGCTGCCACTTGCTTGGTAGGGTTTTTCTGCGGCATTCCCATGTGTTTCCCGGGGGGCATCCACCTATTCACATTATTAGACAGCACCTGCGCCTCATGGAACATTATCCTATTTGCTTTGTTGGAGGTGATTCTCATTGCCTGGGTCTATGGGTTCAACAACTTTTTTAACAACATCCAAGAAATGGGAATGCGTATGCCAAATGTGGTTAGATTGTATTGGACCGCTTGTTGGACTGTTATAACGCCCTTAATCCTTCTTGCCATCCTCATTGGACAATGGGTCCAGTTTAAACCAGTAGAAGGAGTGAATATGGACAAGTCTGCTTATGTATTCCCTGGATTTTTCCAAGGTATGGGGGTTCTCATTGCGTGCTCGACTGTTATCCTCTTGCCGTTGCTGACTGTCCGACAGTTTCTGAAACGGAAATACGCCAACAAGCCCGTTGGTCGAGCCATGTTCAAAACAACACCGAAATGGAAGCCCATCAAGAGTATAGGGAACTCGTTCTCAATTTAA